The following are encoded in a window of Candidatus Hydrogenedens sp. genomic DNA:
- a CDS encoding D-lyxose/D-mannose family sugar isomerase translates to MKIEEKERYRKRAVEMLNKCGIVTTKEEQSNIEITDFGLGMYEKIGLAILVYVNTDRYCAKELIMLPGMICPEHKHPPIRSNPGKMETFRCRWGKVYLYTEGKPEENPKAKIPEQRKDFFTVWHEVLLNPGDQYTLPPNTLHWFQAGEEGAIVSEFSSTSKDESDIFTDPQIVRVEQS, encoded by the coding sequence ATGAAAATAGAGGAGAAAGAAAGATACCGAAAAAGAGCAGTGGAAATGCTTAATAAATGTGGAATTGTAACAACGAAAGAGGAGCAAAGCAATATAGAAATTACAGATTTTGGTTTAGGTATGTATGAAAAAATAGGTTTGGCTATTCTTGTTTATGTAAATACGGATAGATATTGCGCCAAGGAGTTGATAATGCTTCCAGGAATGATATGTCCAGAACATAAACATCCACCAATAAGGTCAAACCCTGGAAAGATGGAAACTTTTCGTTGCCGTTGGGGAAAGGTATATTTATATACAGAAGGAAAACCAGAAGAAAATCCAAAAGCAAAAATACCGGAACAGAGAAAGGATTTCTTTACTGTCTGGCACGAGGTCCTATTAAATCCTGGTGACCAATATACACTTCCGCCCAATACATTACATTGGTTCCAAGCAGGGGAAGAAGGTGCGATTGTCTCAGAATTTTCAAGCACAAGCAAAGATGAAAGCGATATATTTACAGACCCTCAAATAGTGCGTGTAGAGCAAAGTTAA
- a CDS encoding NADH-ubiquinone oxidoreductase-F iron-sulfur binding region domain-containing protein gives MNSINNNYEALFKKAEEFRNSLGYGEKIRIRVGSATCEHAAGSQIVYEEFKKHIASSGKQDIILEKTGCTGRCSCEPIVGVFIPGKLPVKYQLVKRDTVHKIFMEHVIGGKIVQENLLDKTPDSCKYHVLMCDGSGCGGALEGGLRFQFEMKLADSGLKPDEVWLTHIGCLGFCTIREKKEQTVQVMVRPDNVIYKIKTIKDVEDIIENHFKKGKVVQRLVAKERPISQRFYNLYGDVAFFNKQTRIALRNAGVVNPENIYDYIHYKGFLALKEVLEKGDPEWVVKQVTESKLRGRGGGGFPTGMKWASARKAKETIRYIICNADEGDPGAFMDRSMLESDPFSIVEGMIIGGFAIGAQKGYFYIRAEYPLAVERISHAIEECRKHNLLGQNILGSDFSFDLEIRLGAGAFVCGEETALIHSIEGERGQPRVRPPYPTESGLWGKPTVINNVETFANVPPIIVYSPEWFAQVGTSRSGGTKVFALAGKIQRTGFVEVPIGTTLRNIVYGIGGGPAGSKKAKAIQTGGPAGGCIPEKYFDTPVDFDTLGKLGSIMGSGGMIVLDEDDCMVDVAKFYMEFCQDESCGKCTPCREGTKRILEILTKITEGKGTEEDLEKLERLAKLVKKSSLCGLGRAAPNPVLSTLNYFREEYLAHVRDKKCPSKKCRSLIHYEIDPEKCVGCTMCAKNCPVLCITGERKEVHVIDTTRCIKCGRCFEVCRFKAVKKL, from the coding sequence ATGAATAGTATTAACAATAATTATGAAGCACTTTTCAAGAAAGCCGAAGAATTCCGTAATTCTTTGGGGTATGGAGAAAAAATTCGTATTCGTGTAGGTTCTGCAACATGTGAGCATGCAGCAGGTTCCCAAATTGTATACGAAGAGTTTAAAAAGCATATTGCATCTTCTGGGAAACAAGATATTATTTTGGAAAAAACAGGATGTACGGGCAGGTGTAGTTGTGAGCCTATAGTGGGTGTATTTATTCCTGGCAAATTACCCGTAAAGTATCAATTAGTAAAGCGGGATACGGTTCACAAAATTTTTATGGAACATGTAATTGGAGGGAAAATTGTTCAGGAAAACCTTTTGGATAAAACACCGGATTCCTGCAAATATCATGTTTTAATGTGTGATGGTTCGGGTTGTGGAGGTGCGTTAGAAGGAGGTTTGCGATTTCAATTTGAGATGAAACTTGCGGATTCGGGGTTAAAACCTGATGAAGTCTGGTTAACTCATATTGGTTGTTTAGGTTTTTGCACAATAAGAGAGAAAAAGGAGCAAACGGTTCAGGTAATGGTTCGACCTGACAATGTTATTTATAAAATTAAAACAATAAAAGATGTAGAAGACATTATAGAGAATCATTTTAAGAAGGGTAAAGTAGTTCAAAGATTAGTAGCGAAAGAAAGACCCATAAGTCAGCGATTTTACAATCTTTACGGTGATGTAGCATTTTTTAATAAACAAACACGGATTGCCCTTCGAAATGCTGGAGTAGTAAATCCAGAGAATATATATGATTATATCCATTACAAAGGATTTCTTGCGCTAAAAGAAGTTTTAGAAAAAGGTGACCCTGAATGGGTAGTGAAACAAGTAACGGAATCTAAATTAAGGGGTAGAGGTGGAGGTGGATTTCCCACGGGTATGAAGTGGGCAAGTGCAAGAAAAGCCAAAGAAACTATTCGCTATATTATTTGTAATGCGGATGAAGGTGACCCAGGAGCCTTTATGGACCGCAGCATGTTAGAGTCAGACCCATTTAGTATTGTAGAGGGAATGATAATTGGCGGTTTTGCCATTGGTGCACAAAAAGGATATTTTTATATTCGTGCGGAATATCCTCTGGCTGTAGAACGAATAAGCCATGCTATTGAAGAGTGCAGAAAACATAATTTATTAGGACAAAATATATTAGGTAGTGATTTCAGTTTTGACCTTGAAATTCGTTTAGGTGCTGGAGCCTTTGTATGTGGTGAAGAAACGGCTTTAATTCACTCAATAGAAGGCGAACGAGGGCAACCTCGTGTAAGACCTCCCTATCCGACAGAAAGTGGATTATGGGGAAAGCCTACAGTAATTAACAATGTAGAAACCTTTGCCAATGTTCCGCCTATAATAGTTTATAGTCCGGAATGGTTCGCTCAGGTAGGGACAAGTCGAAGTGGTGGCACAAAAGTATTTGCACTTGCAGGAAAAATACAAAGAACAGGATTTGTGGAAGTTCCAATAGGTACCACATTGAGGAACATCGTTTATGGAATTGGTGGAGGACCTGCAGGTAGTAAAAAAGCCAAAGCCATACAAACCGGTGGACCTGCAGGAGGATGTATACCTGAAAAATACTTTGATACCCCTGTAGATTTTGACACATTAGGAAAATTGGGTTCTATTATGGGTAGTGGTGGAATGATTGTGTTAGACGAAGATGACTGTATGGTTGATGTAGCAAAATTCTATATGGAGTTTTGTCAGGATGAATCTTGTGGTAAATGCACTCCTTGTAGAGAAGGGACAAAACGGATATTAGAAATTCTTACAAAAATTACAGAAGGAAAAGGCACAGAAGAAGATTTAGAAAAATTAGAGCGATTGGCTAAATTGGTTAAGAAATCATCTTTGTGCGGTTTGGGTAGAGCCGCACCTAATCCTGTGTTAAGTACTTTAAATTATTTTAGAGAAGAATATTTAGCCCATGTAAGAGACAAAAAATGTCCATCAAAGAAATGTCGCTCACTAATTCACTATGAAATAGACCCTGAAAAATGTGTTGGGTGCACAATGTGTGCGAAAAATTGTCCTGTGTTATGTATCACAGGAGAACGGAAAGAAGTTCATGTAATTGATACAACAAGATGTATTAAATGTGGTAGATGTTTTGAAGTTTGCAGATTTAAGGCTGTTAAAAAACTTTAA